A genomic window from Solanum stenotomum isolate F172 chromosome 10, ASM1918654v1, whole genome shotgun sequence includes:
- the LOC125878404 gene encoding LRR receptor kinase BAK1-like — protein MGVHYFLLTFIFALFVLEFSCIEPVCGNAEVRALMEIKSALDPESKKLSSWTSDGDPCSGSFLGVICNEHHKVTNITLTDKGLTGKLSPAIAELKCLSGLFLHYNSLTGEIPKELGNLTELNDLYLNENNLSGIIPPELGNMASLQVLDLSCNQLTGSIPTEIWFLKKLSVLELQRNRLTGKITENVGVLGMLKKLYLGFNQLSGPIPLNLAAAPQLEVLEVQNNTLSGVVPPALRRLNEKFNHESNPGLCGTGFTSLRVCTAWDHVNVNQVGSDVPDSNNNGIPIDVPGAAHISPLPCNQTHCSRSSKFPQAIIVASVITVTVTLVVAVVFGIFRRRRLKQRVGNTSDASDDRLSTDQAKEIYKRSPSPLLTVEYSNRWDPMTPEKSCNSMFNEFLNGFKFNLEEVESATQHFTETNLLGRSNFSAVYKGILKDGSTVAVKSISVTSCKSEETEFMEGLSLLTSLKHENLVKLRGFCCSKGRGECFLIYDLASKGNLSQYLDVEVNSNHVLDWSKRVSIIKGIAKGLGYLHSTEPDKPSMVHRNISVEKVLLDQQFTPLILDCGLLKLLADDVVYSALKVSAALGYMAPEYITTGRFTEKSDVYAFGVIILQVLSGKGLLDCSMRLAAESCNFENFIDPNLKGTFPISEATMLTKLAVSCTLEDPDSRPSMVLVNEELNRSSCG, from the exons ATGGGGGTTCATTATTTTCTCTTAACTTTCATTTTTGCTCtgtttgttcttgaattttctTGCATAGAACCTGTTTGTGGAAATGCTGAGGTGAGAGCTTTAATGGAGATTAAATCAGCTTTGGACCCAGAAAGCAAGAAACTTTCTTCATGGACAAGTGATGGTGATCCATGTAGTGGTTCTTTTCTTGGTGTGATTTGTAATGAACATCATAAAGTAACAAATATTACTCTGACAGATAAAGGACTTACTGGAAAGTTGTCACCAGCAATTGCTGAGCTGAAGTGTCTGTCTGGTCTGTTCTTGCATTATAATTCTTTAACAGGGGAAATACCAAAGGAACTTGGGAATTTGACTGAGTTGAATGATCTTTATCTCAATGAGAACAATCTTTCTGGGATTATACCACCAGAACTTGGAAACATGGCAAGTTTACAAG TGCTGGACTTGAGTTGTAACCAGTTGACAGGGAGCATACCAACAGAGATttggttcttgaagaagttgaGTGTTCTTGAATTGCAACGTAACAGGCTGACAGGTAAAATTACAGAGAACGTAGGAGTCCTCGGGATGTTGAAAAAGCTATATTTGGGATTCAATCAGCTATCTGGCCCGATTCCATTAAACTTAGCTGCTGCTCCCCAGTTGGAGGTTCTAGAAGTACAAAATAACACCCTCTCTGGAGTTGTTCCTCCAG CTCTAAGGAGattaaatgaaaaattcaaTCATGAAAGCAATCCTGGTTTATGTGGTACTGGATTTACTTCATTGAGAGTTTGCACTGCCTGGGATCATGTCAATGTGAATCAAGTTGGTTCTGATGTACCTGATTCCAATAATAACGGCATCCCTATAGATGTCCCAGGAGCTGCTCATATTAGTCCGTTGCCTTGTAATCAAACTCATTGTTCAAGATCATCAAAATTTCCTCAAGCAATTATCGTTGCTTCTGTGATTACAGTCACCGTTACTTTGGTAGTAGCTGTAGTTTTCggtatatttaggcgaagaaGGCTAAAACAAAGAGTAGGGAACACAAGTGATGCATCTGATGATAGGCTTAGCACTGATCAGGCAAAGGAAATATACAAGAGAAGCCCTTCTCCACTACTTACTGTTGAGTACTCAAATCGTTGGGACCCTATGACCCCTGAAAAGAGTTGCAATAGCATGTTCAATGAGTTCTTAAATGGATTCAAGTTCAATTTGGAAGAGGTTGAGTCTGCAACTCAGCATTTTACAGAGACAAATCTATTGGGACGGAGTAATTTCTCTGCCGTCTATAAAGGAATTTTAAAAGATGGATCTACGGTAGCTGTAAAAAGCATCAGCGTGACAAGCTGTAAGTCGGAGGAGACGGAGTTCATGGAAGGATTGAGCTTATTAACCTCCCTGAAGCATGAAAACCTTGTCAAGCTAAGAGGTTTCTGTTGTTCAAAGGGAAGAGGCGAGTGCTTTTTAATCTATGATTTGGCCTCTAAAGGGAACCTTTCTCAGTATCTTGATGTTGAAGTAAACAGCAACCATGTTCTTGACTGGTCCAAAAGAGTTTCGATCATCAAGGGGATTGCAAAAG GACTAGGATATCTGCACAGCACCGAACCAGACAAACCTTCCATGGTTCATCGCAACATATCCGTGGAAAAAGTCCTCCTTGATCAACAGTTCACTCCACTAATACTAGACTGTGGCCTACTAAAGCTACTTGCTGATGATGTTGTTTATTCAGCACTTAAGGTCAGTGCTGCACTTGGATATATGGCTCCTGAATACATTACAACTGGACGATTCACAGAAAAGAGCGATGTATATGCATTTGGAGTAATTATCCTTCAAGTACTCTCTGGTAAAGGACTTCTGGACTGCTCAATGAGACTGGCAGCTGAATCTTGTAACTTTGAGAACTTCATTGACCCTAATCTCAAAGGAACATTCCCCATAAGTGAAGCAACTATGCTAACTAAACTTGCAGTAAGTTGCACCCTTGAGGATCCAGATAGCAGGCCAAGTATGGTTTTAGTAAATGAAGAATTGAACAGGTCTAGTTGTGGTTGA
- the LOC125878420 gene encoding UDP-glucuronate 4-epimerase 5 gives MTQLKPILTHLDAIPSTPGKFKPDKSSPYNLYRLRFHPTLFPRFTLWSFFFIFFIVLLIFFSSPTNPTAGNSRRSLKNSLSPSPALGPNWERRVRASARPRSKMGFTVLVTGAAGFVGTHVSLGLKRRGDGVLGLDNFNQYYDVGLKKARQGLLERSGIMVVEGDINDAVLLRKLFDAVAFTHVMHMAAQAGVRYAMQNPGSYVHSNIAGFVSLLEACKMANPQPSIIWASSSSVYGLNSKVPFSEKDRTDQPASLYAATKKAGEEIAHTYNHIYGLSITGLRFFTVYGPWGRPDMAYFFFTKDILRGKEIKIFETSDHGSVARDFTYVDDVVKGCLAALDTAKKSTGSGGKKKGAAQLRIYNLGNTKPVPVGRLVSILEKLLKVKAKKKVIQMPRNGDVPFTHANITLAHTELGYKPTTDLEMGLKKFVKWYVSYYGSKKKKSSW, from the coding sequence ATGACTCAATTGAAGCCCATTCTTACGCATTTGGATGCCATTCCTTCCACCCCAGGAAAGTTTAAGCCTGATAAATCTTCACCCTATAATCTTTATCGTCTCCGTTTTCACCCTACTCTGTTTCCCAGGTTTACTCTTTGGtccttttttttcatctttttcatcgTTTTGCTCATCTTTTTCTCGTCTCCGACCAACCCCACCGCCGGAAACAGCCGTCGGAGTCTGAAGAACTCTCTTTCGCCATCTCCCGCGCTCGGCCCGAATTGGGAGCGTCGGGTTCGGGCCTCAGCCCGACCAAGGTCTAAAATGGGCTTTACCGTTCTAGTCACTGGTGCTGCCGGTTTTGTGGGGACCCATGTGTCTCTAGGCCTGAAACGCCGTGGAGACGGCGTTTTGGGGCTGGATAATTTTAATCAGTATTATGATGTCGGGCTGAAAAAAGCCCGACAGGGCCTTCTTGAACGTTCAGGGATTATGGTAGTTGAGGGTGATATTAATGATGCTGTTTTGCTGAGGAAGCTGTTTGATGCTGTTGCTTTTACACATGTCATGCATATGGCAGCTCAAGCTGGAGTTAGATATGCAATGCAGAATCCAGGTTCTTATGTTCATAGTAATATTGCTGGTTTTGTTAGTTTGCTTGAAGCATGTAAAATGGCTAATCCACAACCTAGTATTATTTGGGCTTCGTCAAGTTCTGTTTATGGATTGAATTCAAAAGTACCCTTTTCAGAAAAAGATAGAACTGATCAGCCTGCTAGTTTGTATGCAGCCACTAAAAAGGCTGGTGAAGAAATTGCTCATACATATAACCATATCTATGGTCTTTCGATTACTGGATTGCGGTTTTTCACAGTTTATGGACCATGGGGTAGGCCTGATATGGCGTATTTTTTCTTCACAAAAGATATTTTGAGAGGGAAAGAAATCAAGATTTTTGAGACATCTGATCATGGTAGTGTTGCTAGGGATTttacttatgttgatgatgtGGTAAAGGGTTGTTTGGCAGCACTGGATACCGCGAAAAAGAGCACAGGGAGTGGGGGAAAGAAGAAGGGTGCAGCCCAATTGAGGATTTATAATTTGGGTAACACAAAGCCGGTGCCTGTTGGGAGACTTGTTAGTATTTTGGAGAAGTTGTTGAAGGTGAAGGCAAAGAAGAAGGTTATCCAAATGCCGAGGAATGGGGATGTGCCATTTACGCATGCTAATATCACTTTGGCACATACGGAGCTGGGATATAAGCCTACTACTGATTTGGAAATGGGGTTAAAGAAGTTTGTGAAGTGGTATGTTAGCTACTATGgttcgaagaagaagaagagttctTGGTGA
- the LOC125843183 gene encoding uncharacterized protein LOC125843183 produces the protein MKGGVLSAPGDYIYFKSQVPLHKIPIGSKQWRYYDFGPKVVPPLICLPGIAGTADVYYKQIMSLSMKGYRVISVDIPRAWNNHEWIQAFEKFLDAIDVHHIHLYGTALGGFLAQLFAQHRPRRVRSLVLSNTFVETTSFSASMPWAPIVGWAPAFILKRHVLSGIRDSPQEPFIADSVDFVVSQVMLSSVFCYITAVLCHSYHKLFGQKAAFAKTNDYCATSQSLKDQVCERYPGARRAYLKSGGDFPFLSRPDEVNLHLQLHLRRVGVEARPDLIPGAPKDGSGGSSNEPNNGRKDADDSSENDKRDSETPPPAESAEPPLAPEATGSHDLDNQLLKMAKLSDDTGESVSPPLENSFFRDKQNLLVSRALLNVTCEFFILNMLPLYLGNCTLTGKVAAM, from the exons ATGAAAGGAGGTGTCCTTTCGGCTCCTGGTGATTACATCTACTTCAAGTCTCAAGTTCCTCTTCATAAGATCCCT ATTGGATCAAAGCAGTGGCGATATTATGATTTTGGCCCGAAAGTAGTTCCCCCACTCATTTGCCTCCCTGGCATAGCTGGTACTGCTGATGTATATTACAAACAGATAATGTCATTGTCTATGAAG GGTTACCGTGTAATTTCTGTTGATATTCCGCGTGCATGGAACAACCACGAGTGGATTCAAGCATTTGAGAAGTTTCTAGATGCTATTGATGTTCATCAT ATTCATCTCTATGGAACAGCCCTTGGAGGCTTCTTAGCACAACTTTTTGCTCAGCATCGTCCCCGGCGTGTTAGGTCCTTGGTACTTTCAAATACATTTGTGGAGACCACTAGTTTCTCAGCTTCAATGCCATGGGCTCCTAT TGTTGGTTGGGCTCCTGCTTTTATACTGAAACGGCATGTGCTTAGTGGAATTCGTGATAGTCCCCAGGAACCCTTTATTGCAGACTCTGTAGATTTTGTTGTTTCTCAGGTAATGTTAAGCTCAGTTTTTTGTTATATTACAGCGGTTTTATGTCATTCTTACCACAAATTGTTTGGACAGAAAGCAGCT TTTGCGAAGACAAATGACTATTGTGCAACCTCTCAATCACTCAAAGATCAAGTGTGTGAAAGGTATCCTGGCGCGAGAAGGGCATACTTGAAAAGTGGTGGTGATTTTCCATTTCTATCAAGGCCTGATGAAGTGAATCTTCATCTTCAG CTACACCTGAGACGTGTTGGTGTTGAAGCTCGACCTGACTTGATCCCTGGTGCCCCAAAGGATGGTAGTGGTGGAAGTTCCAACGAGCCAAACAACGGAAGAAAGGATGCTGATGATTCATCAGAAAATGATAAAAGAGACTCAGAAACTCCTCCTCCTGCAGAAAGTGCAGAGCCCCCCTTGGCTCCAGAAGCTACTGGTTCTCACGATTTAGATAACCAACTCCTTAAGATGGCCAAACTCTCCGACGACACAGGTGAATCTGTCTCACCTCCGTTAGAAAATTCATTTTTCCGTGACAAGCAGAACTTACTAGTCTCGAGAGCTCTTCTAAACGTCACATGTgagttttttattcttaatatgCTTCCCCTTTACTTAGGGAACTGTACATTAACTGGAAAAGTAGCTGCTATGTAG